cgccgccgccgtcgccgacgGGGCAAAACGCCTCAGAATTGGAGAGCTTCAGGTAAGTAAGATAACCGGTCTCGAGGAAGCCCAAGGATGCGAGACCCGCCGACCAAGTGGATGTGGAAATGCCCCTGAGAGGAGAGCCCTTCTTGTGCTCCTCCACATCCACCTCGGGAGAAGGCCCCGCGCGGCACTTGAAGTGCACTCGCGCCCCCTCCTGTACAGCAACCACCACCGCAGCACGTAAATTAGATAACAACAGTAATAATAGTgagaaaaattaggaaaaatgCAATCGAACGCGATTGAATCGGAGCGCGAAACCATAAAGCGCGGTGGGGGGAAGCGGGGGATGGAGAGGGTGGAGGAGATGCTCGCCATCGCCATTAGCAGCTGCTGCTTCGCTCCTTTGCTCTTCTTCCCcttcgcctctctctctctctctctctctctctctcttccggGGTCTCTGTTTTAACGGTCCATGGATTCCCATCTGAGCCGCGACTCGGACGACACGAATCGGGGTGGGTTCgggtttggttcggatccggCGCCGCCACACCTAGCCCAACTGCCCAAGGGAGCGAATCGTTCTCGAGTCTAAATAAGGCCCATTAGgcctatttatttttaaatacgtTGGGCCTGATGGCCCCTTTTTGTTCATAGGCTCTCTTGGTAACAGGTTGGCCCAATTAACTTTGTGTCTACAATCTGGACTCTGGAGGAAGGTAGTCCCtaactcttcttttcttttctttttttttcttttaaaaacctTTAATTTCTTTATTGACATCTGCTCACCTTCTAATTATTCCGATTTGAATAAATCAAGTCATCTAAATTAGAGATTTGCTAGCAATTTTGCTAATAGTTAATGGCACCTGCAAATCCATTTTGCTAGCACAAAAgccattttaatttaatagaatCATTGATAAAGTTAACAAGATCCACAATAATATAACgaataaaaaaatcttaaaaccgactgtccctagatcaagtggcaaagggttttgtggttggtacccgaaacccaagttcgaattctagttgattcacatttctagctaagtttatttctaaatgaaataaacgaagcgggtagcgtgctatctatttctcaaaaaaaataaaaaaatcttaaatcaAAGAGATTAGAGGCTGGAAACATGTCAAAATAAAGTTAAAGGGTTCAATTTTACCTAAATATTTGCTTTTTATTAGAAATTTGGAATTTACAAGAAAGATGCTACATAAACCCACAATTTCATTCGCCCGCTGGTAAACTGCAGTTTACTCAAATTTCATTCGCCAGCTGGTAAACTGCAGTTTTGAGTAAACTGCTACATGCTACTGCAATTGTTAATTAGTAGACCCAAATCATGTAATCACATATAATAAAACTATCAAATGGACATGTGAAATAGCATACTAATACTAACTTCCTCGGTTCTACTCTATTAAAACCCAAATTAATGTACGAGTTTAAGGTACTAGCTAGCGAGCCTAatgatatatttaataaatatcttttttttcatttattcttttatcgTGTGCTTAACTTTAAACTttgaaacataaaaaatatgcatACTACTCAGTTATCATCTCAGAGAAAACTATAGTTTTGAGCAAGCCCTCctctttctctgttttcttttttttcgttttttttttttttggttggtaaTTTGAGAAAACCCTTTTTTTAGTGCAGATTATTTTATCGCACTCTAAATTATCTAAGAAAAACTCTAATTCACAGCACGTCAGGTGATCCAACCCAATAATCGCATCGCTACGCAAGTTGATTGCACGTATAGCTAAGGGAGAAAGCATTGTCTGAACCTGGAATACCACGTCAGCAGTAGACCGCTAAACCAATGCAACTATTCATTTCATTCGCTTCTTCAATTCTAATTGTTTTAAAAGAGAATAACCCGTAAtttcaaataagaaaaagttaTTTGATGGTGGTTTCTTTAGATTGCTTGGGTAGTTTACGGCTCACAAATTGAACCAGGTTCAGGGAATAAATTTTCAGGCGAGTTGTTAGGCAATATTTTGGTAGAAATTGTATTGATTAAGATAATTATTCAAGCATAGCCATCATCTTTAtgcataaataattttaaaatatcttaaaataaaaaaataaaattaaaagtctcATAACATGCTAGCATGATCTTAGATCTGGGACTGGAAGAGTCTAACCACCTGCGCGCACCTCGTGAATCTAATCATATTTTGACCCATTGTAGTTCGAATTTGTGACTATAGTAGTTGAAATGGGTGCACCACATCACGCAATGCACCGCCTACTGGATTTGCCATATCACAGGCCGgctaaagtaaatattaaataataaatatattaaagacGGTGGGCTGAATCAGTTATCCCCGCTTTAATTCGTTCCTGTCATATTCTCGTTTTcccaatttaaaaatatatcctCTACAAAAGATTCCTCATAAAAAGAAAGGAATCGCTAACAAATGGATGAAAAGTGTAGTATTCTCCATTACGTGCATGCATGCCATCattcttataataataattaatatatcaaaaaggcatttaaaattgtatatatcTCACATTGActttttgttagaaaaatcACTACCCAAGATGCGCATAAGCTCTTCGATCTCAAAGCTATAAATACGAACCCCGACATGCACCACTTGCTATATCCACCCAGCAATATTCATCTCTTCTAGCTTATTTTCACTCAGAAACCTTTCCTTTGTAGCATTCGTTCCCATAGAAGCTACGTAACCATGAAATATTTCCTGGTTCTTTTGGTTGCGCTAACAAGCTGCTTCTTCTATGGACGTGTTAATGCCGGAACAGCTGCGTGCGCGAACACCTACTCGAATTGCTATGGAATTTCATTCAATTGCCCGCAGGGTTGTCCTAATCAATGCGAGGTGGACTGCAACACATGCAAGCCTTATTGTCGTAAGTCTCTCTTTTCCCTCCCCCTAATTAATCTACTTTGTTTtctaaataagaaaataaattcatTATGTATATGTGAATGCATACTATTCTATGTTTATGGAGTACTCCATCCATGCTTGGGCACACAATTTAATGCAGGTTCATCACAAACTTCTCTTCTTCAGTATCATAATTTATTAGGTTAATTaagaacctatatatatatatatatagaaagagagagagttgagctaaaatactctcaaaagcatcaTGAATgtggtacttttgagtttttaactatTGAATGGatagatgtgaggttgagatgatggtggtaggtggaatagtatttgatccaaaagctataaataatcaaggagtagattcaAGGACTataaacttagaagcaccaagggtttagtgcttctaaaagtattctaactcaattttatatatatatatatagttcttagATTAACAGTGGTGCATTATTGTCCAATGTGTGTCTGAAcactaaaattttaacttacTATCTAATAATGCAGTTATTTTGATTAAGCACTTATAAGCCTGTACTAATCggtatttttaagttttttatgaaatatttaATGGTAATTGTTAAATTCCTACTCAATTGGTGGACTATAATTAGCTAGAAAGAGAAATGATAGTAGCTGGAACTCGAAAGAGTAGATAGATTAGATAGCAGAATTAAATTCATAATGATAATTATTAAGATACTTATTGTAAATTgcactatgtatatatatgtctgGTAGGATCcgagcttcttcttttttgttttttgtttttccttcttATTTATCGAGTTACATGCATGTAAAATCTTGGTTGTGCACATACGTTCATCGATCAGCTTGCGATAAGCCGGGAGCGGTGTGCCACGACCCGCGCTTCATCGGTGGAGACGGCATCAAGTTCTACTTCCACGGAAAGAAAAACAAGGACTTCTGCCTCGTCACCGATTCCGACATCCACGTCAACGCGCATTTCATTGGAAAGCAAGGCAAGGGGAGGGACTTCACCTGGGTCCAGTCCATCGGCATCTTGTTCGGCTCGCAGCAGTTCTACGTCGGTGCGAGAAAGGTCGCGACCTGGCACGGATCCGACGACAACATGCACGTGCAATTCAATGGAGCAGACATCAACATCCCGTCGGGCGACGGCGAGATGTGGACGTCGCCGGAGGGCGACTTGCAGATCAAACGTGTTGGGGAGACGAACTCGATTGTGGCCGAAGTGGTGGGCGTGGTGAAGATCGGAGTGAGAGTGGTGCCCATCACCGAAGAAGAATCGAGAATTCATGGGTACGGCATTACGGAGGACGACTGCTTTGCTCATCTGGAGCTCAGCTTCAAGTTCAGTTCACTGAGCAACTCGGTGAGCGGGGTTTTGGGGCAGACCTACGTGCCGGGTTATCGCAGTCCAGTTAAGATCGGCGTCCCGATGCCGGTCATGGGTGGCGCGGAGAAGTACTCGACCTCGCATCTGTTTGCGACGGACTGCGCCGTCTCAAAGTTCGGGCTCAAGAGGGAGGGTGCTGAGATTGAGGATCCGCCGACGGTTGCTTGCGGAGCTCAAGATGGAATTCAGGGGATTGTTTGCAAGAGGTGAAAGAGACAGAGAGATACAGAGAGGAAGATGACCGGGAAGAGTGATTTTGCTTTGCATTAATATTTcatgtgcgtgtgtgtgtggtaTTTAGTGATAAATAATCTCTGGTTCCTTTGTTGCTGCTCTCCAGCTTTGTTGCTTGGGGGTTTTCGTTTATTCTGTATCTGCTATCATTTTGTTTTCCTCATGTATTCCTCTATAATATTTCTCTTAATATAATTAATGAATAGATCTATTGCCTAttcttttcaaaataaaagaactTCTGTCGCAGTAACTTTTTTTGTGAAAGATGTTCCGGTCATATTATAGTTCTGCAATTTGGGCATAGGAAAATTCCTTGATTATTCTGTGATGTTGTTGTCTTTTTTCATGTTGCATTAAGTTATTGGATAAAAAAtaggttaaattatataaaaaaaacttctattaaaatctgatttttcactttggATCCCGCCGTCCGTGTTCTGTTAGGATTCCGTCTATTTctcattattatatttttttttatgccgaaaatatcCTTCTATAAATAAAGAAGGGTTGGGGGAGGAGAGGAAAAATGAGAGGGCATTTTGGTTATTTTATCAATACTATTAACATCGTAcctcctgtgaatatttttcatttttagaggggcaaagtgtaggtttttaaatgacagaaagagaaagtgaaaaatcggcaACCGATAATCAGTTCAGCTTACGTAGTCAAATAGAAAGATGACACATGGTATATTAAGAGCCGAAAAAAAGGAGTTCAAAAGTAAATGAATTACACATGGTATATTAAGAGCCGAAAAAAAGGAGTTCAAAAGATGACACGGTATATTAAGAGTGGTCCATCGTCATTAACCGTGTCAACTCGAGAATAGAAGGCTGGAAAGCAAAGCTTCTCTCTCAAAGGGGTAGACTCACCCTTGTCAACTCTGTCCTCGCTAGTCTGCCTCTACTCTACCTTTCTATTTTTAAAGCAcctcagtgggtactgcaaCGAATTGAAGCTCTGCGGAGGGCCTTCTTCTGGAAAGGCGGCACCAAAATCACTGGGGGTGGTTGCCTTGTTAACTGGAAATCTATCTGTAAGAGCAAGAAAGAAGGAGGGTTAGGAGTCAAGGAATTGGGCGCGATGAATACGGCACTACtatccaaatggtggtggcgcttcttCACCGAGAGAAGCCTGCTCTGGAATAAGTTAATCAGAACTCTTTATTACATCAAACGTAGGCCTTTACACGAGGGTTGAACTTTTGCACCCTATTCGCAATGGTGGAGAGGTGTGCTGCACTGTCGCGATATTTTCAAATGCAGTGTAAGCTACGAGTTCGGTGATGGCAACAACATCAGGATATGGTTAGACATTTGGATAGGGGAAATCCCCTTACGCACCTTATTCCCAAATATCTTTGACCACGCAAGAAATAAAGATGCCAGAGTAGCTCAATGTTGGAATATGAACGGTTGGAGGTGGCGTTTTTTTTGTCGTGGCGATCGGGGGCTCTCTTTAGCAGAACGTCGCAGACAGCTGACGCTTTTGAAGAATCTGCTCGTGCTCTTTAGTCCAAGTTCCATACCGGACACGATCAAATAGCGTTGGACGGCAAACCAACAATTCTCCGTCAAATCCCTTTACCAATTCCTCACTGACAGCGGATTAAGAGAtttaatgaatttatttatCTGGAAAATCAAAATTCCAGTCAAGATTAAAGTGTTCTTATGGCTACTCCTGTAAAAGAGAATCTTGATTGTAGATCGTTTACATAAACGCGGATGGCTAGCGGAACAATTTTGCATTCTCTGTGCCGCTAGTACGGAAAGCTCATCACCTAATAAGCTCCTGCGTGTTTGTTCGCTTCCTCCTCATTCAAGTTGAAGTACCGGATTTTTTGATAGAGCCAGCGACGGAGGCGAGAGAACTTTGGACAAGATCAGTCAGCCTAGTAGATGCCCAGAAGAGACTTGAATCTCTAACTCTAATGTCTGCTATTTGGTGGTTGTTTGGACTCAGAGGAATGACAGTCTTTTTGGCGCAAAGCCCCCCAACACTACCCGAGCACTAGAACGTGTTAGACACCTGCTGACATCCTGGACCACGTGACTCTGAGCGTTTGGTGTCCTCCTTTTTTTTCGGGTTGACTTTCTTGTTTTTTCCTCTtctgttttttcattttttgctgACTTagcttcctttttctctcttttttttcctccagaGACCTCGGCTGCCTCCATTATGTAAGCCTAATTCATTTTCCTAATAAATGAAacaggtagcttgctatctatttctaaaaaaaaaaaaaataaatggattttGAACAGCACTTTCCGTAAAGTGACAACTGTCCAACAACTGCAGGTTAACTGAAATTTGATAGTAAGTTTATAAATAGCGACGTCGCAAAGATATTTTCCTATACCGAagaccattattattattattattttttcattctcaacatttataattttttctaggAGTAGCCAGTGTTAGAATGTAGTCTTTAGTTTTAGCCAAAAAATCAAGGTCATAGAAATTTTGTAGCATTTTCGAAAGGATTATACGAGAGTTTTGCTTCAATATGCGGAAACTAGGTGAAATTTAAGCAGTCAAAAAACTACAATCCTGAAACTGAGCTGCTACGGAGATTTTGCATGGAAACGCTGCCTCTCTACACGAAGATTCAATTTTGCTTCAGTTTTACCCCAAGAGCACATATCCTTCATCAGAATTGAGAGCTTAATTTCTTCACTATCCTCAAATCTCTTGGCCGTGTTTCGATCCAAAATATCTATAACAGCTAATTTTCAAGATTGGATTGCcttttctcttcaatatctcaCCAAATTTCCATACAAAAAAGAAATCACAATGcctggaaaagaaaaagaaaaaaaaagctgagAGTTTCTATGAACAACAAATGTAGGATGACAAAGAAACAATCCATCAAATGATGCCACTATTGTTGTTCTGACAAGGGAAAACCTGTTGAACATTAATTTGGGCTTGTACATGTGGGTTCTTGGGAAATTATTTTTCCGACTATCTAACACAAATTATATCCTCTCTGTGGTCCACAGATAAATGTGAGATCTTTCAAATAATGTTCCCTTATGTAtttagacttagtttggtattgaggtggaTCCAACGctgttagataaaatggagttaagaaaaaacatatagaaatatgcttctgcgttctccgatgagaccgtagaaaatatatcgtaaccgactaatcaCAATATGCAGAATgcaatattacatacggaaaTAAATAGGGTATTTTTCTATCGTTATTTCTCACCCCACATAATATAATCTTCTCGCAATCCCAAATGAAGCATTAattgaaatatattaattctgcACCTGTGTTTTGTACCCATTTTATTCTATCAATcaattgttcttttttttttaatgcattaaACAAGTATATATTCTTTGTCAAAGATTTTgacttgtttttttcttttttcgtgttacgacaaacgcacaaacggaaacgaaatgacaaacacaaaaataatcaaaccacaagtagaaaataaagaaacacagatttacgtgaaaaaccctttgcagggaaaaaacTACGGGCGAgagaggagagaacttcactatgaAACGAAAAAGGAAATACAATGTTTTTCAAATTACAACCGACCATGATCACACCTCTACGGGCTCGGACctgtcggcccgagccctccgctacccaccacagacattcatttttcctccataattttcttttccaaattggtcgcaccgcgaagctgtcggcgagtcgtaaacccgaacctgaatcgatagtagatttcgagtcatatctaacatttcgagagagagatagatagcatgctatctgttttatttattttatttagaaataaacttagttagaaatgtgactCAATTAGGATTCGACCTTGAGATCTCGGGTGCCAacaaccaagccctttgccacttgcgctagggacggtcggtttctACTAGTTAAACTCGTTTAAGTTTTCACATGACCAGATAGACAATCTTGTGTATTGATTCCTAAGTATCCAAATATATCATATAAGTAGATTCTTGACAACCTTATTAATTTGTGCTAAAATATATTGATGATCATTCTTATGTCCGGGGTAATATTCTTGCAAAGGTGATAAATATATTTGTCTACTGGTTTTCTTCACCACACACGCATATGTATGTAGACACATTTATGTGTGTATATGCATGTATTGGATTGTTCGCAAATTACTTTGtcgcatatgtatatatgataaATGCAATAACATTATACAGAACAAGTAAAGGGAGTTCCCATGTCCAAATTGTTGAATTGCAATGCGACTGGATCatctttcatttaaaaaaa
This genomic window from Ananas comosus cultivar F153 linkage group 3, ASM154086v1, whole genome shotgun sequence contains:
- the LOC109708031 gene encoding uncharacterized protein LOC109708031: MKYFLVLLVALTSCFFYGRVNAGTAACANTYSNCYGISFNCPQGCPNQCEVDCNTCKPYCPCDKPGAVCHDPRFIGGDGIKFYFHGKKNKDFCLVTDSDIHVNAHFIGKQGKGRDFTWVQSIGILFGSQQFYVGARKVATWHGSDDNMHVQFNGADINIPSGDGEMWTSPEGDLQIKRVGETNSIVAEVVGVVKIGVRVVPITEEESRIHGYGITEDDCFAHLELSFKFSSLSNSVSGVLGQTYVPGYRSPVKIGVPMPVMGGAEKYSTSHLFATDCAVSKFGLKREGAEIEDPPTVACGAQDGIQGIVCKR